The genomic stretch AGGCAGTGAAAGACCCCTTTTGGCAGAGGAGATCGTACTGGGCCGTAGATCAGTTTTGAGGAGCAAACTTGTTGCCTGACCGGCATGCCTCCGATTGATGTTGCATGAAACAGGAAATCCGGTTGATGGCCTCAACATAAGCCTTGGCGCTCGCCTCCAGGATGTCCGTGCTGGAGCCCCGTCCCAGAGCGCGGAAGTCATCGCGAGAGACACGCACGGTGGCCACTCCCATAGCCTCCTTGGTCTCGGTAACGGCCTTGACCTGAAAGTCCTCCAGTTTGTGGAAAGCCCCGACGATCTTGTCAATGGCCTTAAAGATGGCGTCAATGGGTCCTCCGCCTTGAGAGCTGGCCTCCAAAATGACTTCCTCCCTCCTGAGCCTCACGGTGGCCTCAGGGGTCTTGCCGTTGCCCGTGCGTACTTTGTAGGATTCAAGGCTGTAAAGCCTGTTGTTTAGCAAGTGGGCAAAGATCACGTCCTGGATAATGATATCCACATCTTCATCATAGACCCGCTTCTTTTTGTCGGCTAGGGACAAGAAGCCCTCATACACGGCTTCAAACTCGTTCTCATTGAGATCATAGCCCATGCTTGATGTCTTATCCCTCAACGCATGTCTTCCAGACCTTGCCGTAAGGATCATGGCGTGCTTGGCGATCCCGAGGTCTTCCGGGCGTATGATCTCATAAGTCGCGCGGTCTTTCAGGATGCCGTCCTGATGGATGCCGGAAGAGTGGGCAAAGGCATTGGCTCCCACAATGGCCTTGTTGGCCTGAACGGTCATTCCCATGAGGCGGCTGACCAGGTTGCTGGTTCTCATGATCTCTCGCGTGTTCACCGACGTAGAAAAATTGAAATAGTCTTTGCGAGTCCTTATGGCCATTACGATCTCTTCCAAAGAAGCATTTCCCGCCCTTTCTCCGAGACCGTTAACAGTACACTCTACCTGTCTGGCCCCATTTTCCACGGCAGCCAGGGTGTTGGCTGTAGCCAGCCCTAAGTCATTGTGGCAGTGAACACTGAGCACGACCTCATCAATATTGGGAACCCTTTCTCTTAGAAAGACAATGAGCTTGCCAAACTGCTGAGGCACCGCATAGCCGACCGTATCGGGGATATTTACTACCGTGGCCCCGGCTGCGATTACCTGTTCGACTACTTTGGCGAGATAGTCCGGGTCCGTGCGTGAGGCGTCCTCAGTGGAGTACTCCACATCAGGACAAAGGGACTTGGCAAGTCTCAAGGCATCAAGTCCCCGCTCCAGGGCCTTGTCTCGATCAATGCCGAATTTTTTCTGGATATGAACATCAGAAGTCCCCAGAAAGACGTGAATACGGGGTGTTTCCGCCCTTTTTATTGCGTTCCAGGCTGTTTCGATGTCCTCGCGGACTGCCCGGGCAAGGGCTACAATGGTGGGGCCTTTTACTTTCTCGGCAATCCCTTTGACAGCGTCAAAGTCCCCGGGAGACGAGATAGGGAAGCCTGCCTCAATGGCGTCCACCTTCAATCTGGCAAGCTGTAAGGCGATTTCCAGCTTTTCTCTGGGATTCAGGCATGCCCCCGGAATCTGTTCGCCATCTCGCAGTGTAGTGTCAAAAATGAATACCTTTTCCATGCTCTCTTCCTCCTTGCCAGTTGGTTTGTACGACAAAAAAAGGCCACAGGCGGTGGCA from Deltaproteobacteria bacterium encodes the following:
- a CDS encoding 2-isopropylmalate synthase, producing the protein MEKVFIFDTTLRDGEQIPGACLNPREKLEIALQLARLKVDAIEAGFPISSPGDFDAVKGIAEKVKGPTIVALARAVREDIETAWNAIKRAETPRIHVFLGTSDVHIQKKFGIDRDKALERGLDALRLAKSLCPDVEYSTEDASRTDPDYLAKVVEQVIAAGATVVNIPDTVGYAVPQQFGKLIVFLRERVPNIDEVVLSVHCHNDLGLATANTLAAVENGARQVECTVNGLGERAGNASLEEIVMAIRTRKDYFNFSTSVNTREIMRTSNLVSRLMGMTVQANKAIVGANAFAHSSGIHQDGILKDRATYEIIRPEDLGIAKHAMILTARSGRHALRDKTSSMGYDLNENEFEAVYEGFLSLADKKKRVYDEDVDIIIQDVIFAHLLNNRLYSLESYKVRTGNGKTPEATVRLRREEVILEASSQGGGPIDAIFKAIDKIVGAFHKLEDFQVKAVTETKEAMGVATVRVSRDDFRALGRGSSTDILEASAKAYVEAINRISCFMQHQSEACRSGNKFAPQN